The genomic stretch tagacagatgtatccccaggattactgcccctcattataactaaatgtgtccccaggaatagtggtcccccattatagccagatacgccctcaggattagcgggtgcaccctggattaaggcccccccaccattatagccagatctgcccccagtataaaattatgCACATTAAATAAAATTGTATCCCCTCTTACTTTATCCTCCCCCCCGCCCAGCTGTACATTTTACCCCCCACCAGGGGTTCAACAACCCCCATAAGGGCCAGCCAGAtgtcccaccccccacccaggcagccccctcggtggACAGATTTGTCAAACCTGCCCTTACTGGAGAGGTAGCTGAGCTTTTCATAGTCTCTACTGCTGAAGAGATTTCTGCTCTAATCCATCCTTTTAAATCTTTAAACATAGAAGGAGATTCATCTCTGACCACTTTATCTGTACAAGACTGACATAACATTTTAGATGAGGATGAAGACAAATGACCCTTGCAAACTGCACATTTCTTAGAAGGCTTATGAGATGCTTTAGCTTCAGAGCCTTTAGATTTATCAGTGTCAGTTTTATCAGGCTTGTTAGGGAGTTCTTTATCAGACTTAGTGTCCATCTTCCGGGTTTTAGGCTAAAATAAAACACAAAGAAAAAACCCCAATCAGCCTGATAACCCTCAATAATCAGCCAATATGAATCAAGGAACCACAATGATGCATACCAGAGAGGGTACGGAGCTTGACTCCACAGAGCCCTGGGAGGAAGATCCagaggcagcctccatagtcacagacacTGTAAAGAGTGACTAAGTTAGTTAAGTAGAATGTACCTGcccacagcataataacattatcCCTGGCTATCACCAGAGATCCTACCAGTCCAGAAGATTCCACAGCTTTCCAAGTGGTTACTGCAGCCTGCACGTCCGCTGTCCGGAGGAATCCGTGCTAAACGCTGCACTGGAGCGCACGCCGGGCCAGGAGACTTCCTGCTTCCGGCTTCTGGTCACGTGGGTGCCAATCACGTGATGCGCGGGCGGGACTTCCGGAATCCGTACGAACTTCCGCATCCTGGGGAAGGCTACAGCGTGCAGCGTGATCCCGCGCGAGGACAACTAGCCTGCGCAGCCAGGGAGATCACACAAGCAGCGGCTCCTGCAACTAGCATGGGTGGCCAGCCATATCCCCACACCtagcatcctgctggacaggataaCAACTGATGGGGTAAGCGGGAACTATGTtgtatatacctgtctaatccctatctaatctattatgcaaattcttatctagcttcctgtccagtgaattatggaaggagacaagtctcagggttgctgtcctgagacgttctgggaaaaaaggattagaaagcagcctgactcaccttttcctgttccagcgatcagcctgcagcccaagcctccgatcgccgctctgcacgcagccctgtgatgccagttaccgggtcccggcttgatgacgtcatcaagccgggactcggctaTTCAGTATCACAgagctgcgtgcagagcggcgatcggaggcttgggctgcaggctgatcgctggaacaggaaaaggtgagtcaagctgctttctaatccttttttttaacagatctggccaccgaggggagagatgaaggatcaccgctgtttgctacagcggtgatcgttcatccgtggaggggttactaattggctacaagggaacattttccctttcaccaattagtattgcagctgtttgtgctgggaggtgcgctctgaagcgcacctgttcctgcacaacaaggctgcaagcaggtcagtatatctacgtcgctgtggcttggagagagccacagctgacgtagatatactgtatcaaagGACAAAGTGGATAGTATTGCAGCTCTAATCTGCCAAAATTAATGCAACCATGTGTTGCAATTCCAGGGTGAATTCCAacgcatgtatggaaacatctgacagtgcagtctatgcacttttttATGTCCCTGCGATCCGCATTGCACTGCATTTCCAAAAGCGGGGTTAAAATCGTGcagatggaaacgagcccttatagatGCTTATTGCCGTTGCCCATGCTGTACTTTTGGTTTCTATGGTTTTGAGTGACACACCTgacacaagaatgcagccagggaAGTCAGATAAGATCAGCATATTGCTTCAGGGCTGGAGCAAAGTGAAGCCTTGGACACATGTGCCAGGCATGTCACCCGGCAGGGGTAGGGACTCGGTCCCTTGGACAACAGTTTTGGTTTGAGTGAGCCCTTACAGACTCTACTGCTATGGGGGTGGCAGGAGGAACAACATGCGGTGCACAACGGAGCAGCTTTCTAGTTGACACTCGGGGGTCATTTACGGttcgtacacacactagattaaactcCATGTAGGCGCCAGGCGGCCACTGAAGAAGACCACCTCTGCAGAAAATcttctgtgtacagcagccccggcCCCGACACATCAGATCTGGCTTGCCAGATCATTCCGGCAGAACACTGTCTATTGTTTTTCCTCCCACTCTGTTGTGAGCCATTCCTCTTCCCTCCATAGTAGCAGAATGTGTCAATAGCCTACAGGCTAACTACACATCTGTACATCATTGGGAAACAAACTGTCATCTGAGGGATTTATCCCGATCTCCACCGGTTGACAGTAATTGCATATGTGTAGCTAATCAGCACACCTGCCAGACAAGCAGCATTTTCAGCAGGAAGACAGCAATGTGTCCTGCTATAGGTGGTCAATAACAAGTGAACAGTTCCCTCTGGCATGTAAATTTAGGGCAAATTGCATACAGACAGTATAGGCTCATATGGTCagagattggccaatcataattgaaagtgtgtagtaggctttagggctggaacccactagagcgattttttgagcatttagggaggttttcaaaacgctagcgatttccctaaacactcagctaatgtaatgtaaattccactggagcgattgcgattagcaaaatcacaaatgcaggacatgcagcatttttgagcgttagcgttttgcgtcagcatttctgcaatgtaaagtatataaatgctggcgtaatcgctcatgaatcactATACAGAGCAATTTACTACCGTTTTGAAATCACTGTAAACTGTAATAAAAATGTaagttaattgaaaggaccaatcagaatgaaaaccgctaatcgctacacaatcgctggcaaaaaccttacactttttaaaatcgctaccaaaatcaccagaaaacgctcatgaaatcgcttacaaaatgctcattaaaaatCCTAGTGATTCAGATTAGCGATATCGCTTTGTAgttggttccaggccttacacatCTCAGAAGTCTTTGGAAAACGGAACCACCAGTAGACAGTTTCCTCCCCAATTGATGGCAACAAAAGATATTTTATTTgtctcttttttaaaaaaaaaaaaagtccaatttTGATTTTCTGCAGTATTGATCTCAAAGTTAATCCCTTTTTCGATTTGAAGCAGATCTGGCATGCTGTCAATTATTGAACGATTCATATCAACGGGAAAATTCCCATCGTTCAATAATTGACAGCATGCCAGATCTGCTTCAAATCGAAAAAGGGATTAACTTTGAGTTCAATACTGCAGAAAATCAAAAttggactttttaaaaaaaaaaaaaaaaagacaaataaaatatCTTTTGTTGCCATCAGTTGGGGAGGAAACTGTCTACTGATGGTTCGTTTTCCAAAGACTTCTGAGGTGTGTATGCAGCTGTTGTGAAAtgacatttcacaaaatgtttgggcGGGGTTGAGTGTGTGGTGGAGTGGGAGGTAGGTGTGTGTTTGTTACCAGAATGCCGAATAGCATGTAATGAGTGATTGTTCCTGCTGTGTGTACATATCCATCACTTTACAATGTAAATTGTTAATCTCTCATGCTGGGAATAAACAAGTTTTTTTCGGCATATTTTACTGACCTATcgtttttccaatcaatttccattcacatctatgagaaaatttatcagaaaaatgattaaaatcagatcagacctctcAGGAAATGATCGAGCCATCTGAAGAAATAAAAAACCCACCCTCACCATAACTCAGACTGCAAAAACTAGTGTGATTTaaggccagtgcacaccacaaacctctagcagatctgctaacactagaggtttttgaatcaGATTTTCAGAGCTattcctaggcatgtttagggctcGTATACACTTAAGAGGGAACTGCGCAATTCCCGCTCAACGCAAAAcgttagcggtttttaaaaccgctagcccatgtaagcctatggcagtgttctcactgccacattTGCAGTTAGCGTTTACTGCAAACGCAtgacatgcagcgttttgccagcgattcgcTAGTACCGATTGCgattaacatgcatagcacagctAATCACGATCactcccaaaacgctgcagtgtccaggatgataccatttattggctaactaaaaattaataaaaataagcaagctttcggccttgcagccttcgtctggcttatatcctgttagtttgcaaactggtggtacagacagcttatatacatgcaacatcaaaagggaaaacagatattttttcaagcataaatacatgtcattaagatgccttaattcacacagaccatccaCCTGGGGTTAGAAGTtgtaagctaagataaggatccttgtttaacacctgctcacagacctgggagttggactgacacagaggtatcgtaaattcttagttcacaagttcagctataatggctgagaaagttcaaatatcactaatttcacaaaacgctagcggtaatcgccagcgttttgcggttttaggtgtgaatggggcctaagaggttttctaaacatgcctagcattttttgcagcgttttggtgtagcagatttcatatatatagttacagtaaagtggttactgaacagcttctgtaacaaaaacacctggaaaactgctctgatctagcgtttttcagagcagttttccactttcctatactttaacattgaggcagaaacgcctcagaaatctaaaaaatgctgcagacccCGAATTTgcgtttggggggaaaaaaaaaaaaaccaaccgctctggtgtgcaccagccctctaagCTAATGGGAAATTATAATATacatgtattaaccacttgaggaccgtaggcttacacccacctagtgaccaggctatttttttgcaattactgcagctttaaggcttcaCTGCAggaccgtacaactcagcacacaagtgatccccccccccccccttttctgccagaCAGGCTGGGCTCACAAGTAATTACAAGTGTCTAAGgcgggcatgggcaaacttggccctccagctgttgaggaactacaagtcccacaatgcattgcagaagtctgacagccacagtcatgactcaaaggcaaatgctttgtagcatttgtagttccttaacctccttgccggttatcccgagctcagctcggggtaacctgcgcaggaggatttctcaggccccgctggggcgatttgcataatttttttttcgttacaagcagctagcactttgctcgcCGCCGATCAGCCGCTATCCGCAACGTCgcgccgccccctccccctcccctccagaccccttgcgcagcctggccaatcaggtccaggcagcgctgaggggtggcccgggattccctgtgacgtcccgacgtccgtgacatcatcccgccccgtcgccatggcgaccggggaagccctgcaggaaatcccattctcaacgggatttcctgcatactctgatcgccgaaggcgatcagagtgggtggggggatgccgccgctcagcggctatcatgtagcgagccctgggctcgctacatgatttagaaaaaaaataaataaaaaaaaagtgcggcactgcctccttgccggattttttagaccggcatggaggttaatagctggagggccaagtttgcccatgccgggtctaatgctggggatacacggtacgttttataCCTTGTATCCAGCTGCACGATAGATTGCGGCGCTgccggattgattcccgctcgtacCCGCGGGCGGCTTATCTGCACTTcgttttttcttttgtcctgcccgccggtatcgagcgcggaatcgatccgacaGGTCAATGGACACGTCAGAtactatcaatcaagccatcagcggctcgattgataataaaaaaaaaaaactcaccgtgtatgcccagcataagggctcttttccactacaaAATGAGATTGCAAATGTAATCACAATCGAGTTTCATTTTTTTACCATGCAATTGAGTTACTATACTCAGTATATtaaagctcaatcgcatccaaaacacATCAGGACAACGATCGTGCTTggacgcaatcggatcgcactaatggaaattgcttctGCCAATTCCATTTGTTTAATGTAGCTTGCAATTTGCAATCAGAATCAAATCACagggtagtggaaacaggcccttagcacTCAAAGTGATTgaattacttaaccacttgccgaccaagtgatcgtattgcaggcagggcgatcagacttcctcccccttttttccccactagggggatgttctgctgggggggggggggggatctgatcgccgccgctctgctatgccttgcgggggggggctcctcaaagcccccctccgcagcgctattcccccctccctctccctggctctgtgggcggtacaggacggcgatacaTCCTGGCTTCAGCTTATCAgatggcggcgatccctggcctatcagaggccgggggatcgccaatctcctttacggcgctgctgcatcgCCGTAcagtgtaaacaccggggatttcttccccgcgtgtttacatttcgcctgcgagccgcgattggaggctcgcaggcagttcacggagaccccctccgtgaactgacatggaacggccgctcgaacgagcggccgtttccatggaaacccacagacaaccagtttacgccgatcggcgttagctggtcgtcaagaggttaattgcctcaggtgtgcggcgggaaaataagggggttatttacccataagtccatGGTATATTgtgcgctccaaacagcttgcacaagtcctattggatgcgttgcaagcctcaacACCAAGCACTTCCTCCATCCGACtttaaggaggaagtgcgcgtagtgaggcttgcaaagCATCCAATAGGAcatgtgcaagctgtttggagtgcACGATATACCACGGACTTATGGGTGAATAACCCCCTTATTTTCCTgctgcacacctgaggcaattaagcctcatttaaatcacgaacTTCGAATGCTTAGACACTTGTAATTACTCAGGAGACCATCAttgccaacagagctttctgttggtgggctctgactgCTCCtagtattgtttatttttttacaaataaactttTAGCCTTTGACAGCAGatcgctcctgtctcccccagggggacagccgtgtaacacggctgtACCCAGTATAACGCTGCCGTGGATCGCAACACTGcacagtaaatagatggcggtttcaccgtttaacagtctcctagcggcgagcgctgctgggagactgatggcggggcAGAGCTCTGTTATCCAAGCGAAGATGCGCACGCaagctcctgcaaaaccccgaccCATGACTtgacattaggcagtcctggaacTGCGATCACACCCATCTAGAAGTTAAAAAGCCAAATACTTAtataaggagagggaatgctcttggtcctatagagcaggggtccccaaacaccgGGCCgcagcccactgccggtccgttggcagtttccagctgggccgcggcaGGCCTGTCATCTCCCCCCTCACCACCCCCGCCGCtcgtgttaccttatgagctggcggccacttGTTCTATTAGATTCCCCCAGGCAccacatctcctattacagcagtcaGCACCGCGTCTCGtagctgctgtaaggaagggaaggaagcggttcccatggtaaaggcgatgcatatcgccgctacaggaagccactgtcctgcttccttccctcctttacAGCAGCTACAAGATGCGCTGCtgactgctgtaataggagatggaaGGAGGAGACCGGCGCTTTGGGAAATCTAATAGAAAAAGCATCCACCAGCTCATAAGTTAACATGAGCGGCAGCcgcggtgggggagggggggtttactACCtgcccatactagctatactagccatactggggcaactataactccctatactgggtcaactatgctagctatgccaccgcatcccagcaccccccccccccccccgtaacccgctgcacacgacactgtccactaggttgcACACCCAataccaccaacccccccccccccaaaaaaaaagtggtccccgggcctgaaaaggttggggacccctgcagagccttcccactcctctcacagtcccctcgttTGAGTGGCAGCTCCCCCGTCGTAGgaaacttcagaagtcttcggagtgagtgctcccaaagacagacagctccatactgcacgtGTGAGCATGCAAGAGAGTGTGCCAGCACAGGCGCACTACAGAGccacccatcttcaggagcacttgggctccaaagacttccaaagtctctTTTGGCAGCAGAAAGCAGATTTGACCAATTTGGATAAATACTGCTACCAGGGGGAGCCagcagatccagagccttccctcacaAAGTAAATCAGAgttaaagaggattttttttttttaatgcttaccCACTGCTCCCCCCAGCAACATAAACACATAAGcaagcccctcgccgtcctcccgtggtcttcTGATCAGGCCCAGTAACGGTCTCAGTTGCGTCCAGTCTGGGTCATCTGCGGAGATGCTGAAAAGCGAATTCAACTATGTTAGTGGTCTCAGGCCCTTACTGGGGCTGATCATGACTGAACAGTAGACCAGCGAGGGACTCAAacatgtttatgctgctggagtaAACAGCGGGTAAGTATCACATTTTTCTTATATCTTCAGCTCCGGTTTACTTTAAGAATCtggctgatttctccccccccccccccccttttcagttcccattcactttaaaaagctcttgctaatgcatagctcaagtcagtggcgtagctaaggagctgtgggccccgatgcaagttttacatggggcccccccaagcactctatacatgacaattgatacggcgcaccaaaacctgccaatggcaactacagtgcctgaggtgcaagaaggggctggGGAAGTTTcctaatgattaccattattcaatgtatctatagaagtgattattatgagcacaggaccaatagagagctaatactgtagttgagagagagccctttggggcccctctggcccaagggccccgatgcggttgctacctctgcaccccctattgctacgcccctggctcaaGTGcaaacacacatagcattacattggcaaaaaaaataaacaaacaacaaaaaaacaacacacacacacaataaaaacaaatctaccccctcccccaaacacaTTTACCATGTAGGCATGCCCAATAGCAATTAAACATACAAAAGCAATCATATTAAAGAGTAACATTTGTTTATTGTAGAAACATTAAACATTTTGAAAAgcaaacatttacaaaaaaaatatatataaaaataacaattaaaaaaGACTTGGATTTGGCTTTGCACGGTCTCACATCGCAGACCTTATACAAACTAAACAGGTATAGCTGCGTACAGTTTGCACTGATCTTAATCTAAATGGTGAGTGATTAAGGGGTATATACACAGCATTTCTACACAGATCTATATTGGAGGAGTATTTAGCACTGTACAGATGAGATCACATAAAGCTGGGTTCGTCTTAAATACATAGCATATCATTTAGGTGAAGTGGAATAGATTATAATGTATAGATCACATTCTGATTTGGCGGAATAAGGCACGGATAGGAGCAGGGAATCACCAGTGCATAGGAGCAGGGTGTCAGCAATATGCACAGAGGATTGCCCTGCCTGAAATCTCCAATACTGAAATATAGTAACCTGCAGAATCTGGTTGAAAAATCAATAGTGCGGAGCTCAAAAGTGGATCCTAGATTCCTCCCCCCATTCCCCTCTCTGGCTAGTCGGCAACCTGCAGACTCCACGGATTATAACCTCCCTGAGTTATTCAAGTTACAGAACTCTATCAGCAGTACTGCGCTGTGACCAGCAGGGGCGCATTGTGCTCAGCACGCTGTCATGATGCACCTGCTGCTTAGCCCAGTCTCTTGCATTAGTGGTTTGACTCACAGAACGCCTCCCCCACCCAAACTCCCAGGTGTGCGCCTCCACCCCGATGATTAGTGATTGCACCCTCTTCATCGATCACAGTCTCAGCAGTGACGGACAGCGTCCTCTGCTGGGTGGGGCTATACAGAGTCCTTTGCCCAGGCTAGATCGGTCAGAGTCTATGtggatgaaaataaaaaaataaaacaaacagtcACCAGTGATTTTTCAGGGATGAAAAGTCCACACAGTTGGTTGTAAAGGAGCGTGGATGAGGATGGTGGCTGAGTGATGAGAGTCCCTGTGTCCTTTGGTGCCTTCATGCACAAGGCAGTGTCCATTGAGGGCTGCTGGTGATTACACATAGTTGCTGGCTGGTCCAGATCGTGCTGCAGAGTATTTGGCAGAGTAGGGTTTCTGGTCCCTTGGTGGGCAGTTGCAGCACAGCATGGCACCTCCGAGGAGGAAGAGGGCAGCTGCTGCCCAGCCTATGTATAGCGATGCCCCAAGTTCTCTCTTCTGAGCCTCCACCACCAAGGGGTTGTAGAAGTCACGGATGATGTTGTTGGCGGACCAGGACACGGGGATCAGGGTGAGGATCCCGGCCACGATGAAGACGATGCCGCTGACGATCATCACCTTGGCCTTGGCAGACTCATCCTCCACACAGTTGGTACACTTGCCTCCAATGATGGACAGGCAGACTCCCAGGAGGGCCACCACGATGGCAATGACGATCAGGGCTCTGGCTGCCTGCAGGTCCTGGGGAAGGGCAAGCATGGAGTCGTACACCTTGCACTGCATCTGCCCTGTGCTCTGCACCACGCAGTTCATCCATAGTCCTTCCCAAACGATCTGAGCCACCACGATGTTGTTTCCAATGAAGGCAGTCACCCTCCACATGGGGAGAGCGCAGGTGACTATACAGCCCAGCCAGCCGATGATGCAGAGGGCAATGCCCAAGATCTGTAGACCCATAGAAGCCATGGCTTGTTGCTCAGCTGTGGAGAGTCAAGCTGCGGTCTCTTGGCTGATCAGGAAGGAGAGTGTGTGAGGTGGAAATTTTGGAAAGGTAGATATAGCCCTCCTGCACCCATGGGAGGAGCCTGTCTGCATCGATCCGGTTCTCCATCTCACAGAAACTCACCATGAGCCATGAAACCAGTCGAGCTAGATTCTCTGTTTTGTCATAACAATGAGAGGTTTCAGCCGCCCTCACCTCCCCCCTCTGTTTGACAGACAAACTAGTCACTTTATGGTGTGTGTGTCATCAACTCCTGCAGAAGTTCCCTGGTATCATCTGTGACAAAAAAAGTCAGCCTAGAAAGTCAGGGGACAAACAAATATTTATGGCAGGAAGTGGCGGGGGATGATGAGAAAGGTGAAAGAAACTTTTACCTCATCCTTAATTACATCATAGGACTATAGTGACTAATGCTGGTTTTGAGGTGACCCAGTGTCTCCTATTCAGATCCCCAGCAGCGACCTGCTTGTCACCTTTTAACCACAGATCCATAGATAGGACGTAACAGCTTATACATATTCTGTGGGAGTGATACTCAAGCTTCTAACAAGCTATTTCTGctacttgtttgtttttttaatacattttccttTCACCATTGAATTTATAATCCACAAAGACTATAAACAATCACTGCATTGTAGTGTTCACACACAGACGTTTCTTTAGTAGAATGACTTCCCCCTCCCCACAATAGACTGTTATACATTTTGAGATTTCTGGTTACATAACTGGTATCATTTAATTTCTTTCCTTGTTTTTTTAGCAGTGCAGGATAGGTTATGTGGAGATACACTAGCTTTATGACAAAAATGATAAAGtgccacaatgggctctattctcaaagagccaaaagtaccgcaaaatttaaccgctaaattcccgccagcggtaaactccgcattttttcagcattcactaacattttccgcatgtttgccgcatgcgggaaaaaagatgcggaaacagccattattcatgcgggaatcatgcagtaaaaaggtcgcatgaaaaagtgtttaaaattttttttttaaaagtccagcaagcacagcccttaagcctccacacttcattaaagtcaatgggattcggaatatatcacctactacttgtaggtgataaaaaatcggtaattaacgacgaaatgatgcgcctgaacatttttgagaattgatcttttattgcggaaaataccgacttttgcggaaagttttccgcatgaatcccgcacttttaccacactttttccgcactttttccgcatgcgggaaaaacatgcggaaaatttagAGAATgcaaacttgacggtattttgggtgcaaacttcccgcatgtactttaccgcatgcgggaagtctttgagaatagagcccaatgtaacaGTCATATTCCCAGCTCTAGATCAGCTTGTCCTGCCTGTTTTACATGTATAATATAATTcatggatggtcagtgagatgaaaataatttcgagttgatgcaggcttatgcaaaattatgcagcttgaaaatggaccaatcaaatgctgctgaggtaaaattcgattggtctgttttcaagctaaataaatttgcatacacagtTTGCATaagcctgcatcaactcaaaatgatttgcatctgattgaccatccctaataagcATCTTCATAActagtgaaccttgcaggcatgcTGACACTTGTAGTTCCTCCACAGCTCTCACATGTTTGTCTGTATGATGTCTTATGCTAGGTGCgcgctatgagattttctggcagatttactgtcagatcgattatttccaacatgtccgatgtgatttccgatcgatttccgaccgTTTTCCGCTCACTGCtataaaaattgatcggaaatcgatCAAGATCTTAGAAATAATCAATCGAACAGTAAATCTGCCTTAAAATCTcaaagtgtgtacccagcataatatcCCAGCAGAAGAATGTTTGGGGAAATGTATTTTTGTGTTGGACACGACCTTTCTTCTAATAGACTATGTCAGCATTTGGCTTTCCTGCCACACACTTCAGACACGCATTGCGGTACAAGATACGTTAGGGATTACACCGTGACTGGCCAAAAACATAACGCTATCGCTGCAAGCCATCAATTAAAACAAATTATCGATAGAAGACTGAATAAAAAGACAGGTTTCTAGCGCCCATACATTATTACATTTGTGGTATCGATATCATAATGATCGACACTGTGAAGTGGCCGTCTGATTGTAATTTTGATGGATTTCCATCTGGAATCAATCTATTCTAAACAATCAATCTGGTATGCTGGAAAGAT from Hyperolius riggenbachi isolate aHypRig1 chromosome 2, aHypRig1.pri, whole genome shotgun sequence encodes the following:
- the CLDN4 gene encoding claudin-4 encodes the protein MASMGLQILGIALCIIGWLGCIVTCALPMWRVTAFIGNNIVVAQIVWEGLWMNCVVQSTGQMQCKVYDSMLALPQDLQAARALIVIAIVVALLGVCLSIIGGKCTNCVEDESAKAKVMIVSGIVFIVAGILTLIPVSWSANNIIRDFYNPLVVEAQKRELGASLYIGWAAAALFLLGGAMLCCNCPPRDQKPYSAKYSAARSGPASNYV